From a single Lytechinus pictus isolate F3 Inbred unplaced genomic scaffold, Lp3.0 scaffold_19, whole genome shotgun sequence genomic region:
- the LOC129260791 gene encoding beta-1,3-galactosyltransferase 5-like: protein MVSKKRAIIYIVLANTVCTFFYLFGTTILHLDSPLETRSKKKDETTTALDRHVTQSIPDNVGDNVKVNPATIQKPSSRKALGWRNEFHWESKIDQHDYRILINPRNKCKQSENITLLILVKTRVSSIKERNIIRETYGQGIVKYNVSATILFLLGRESKYNSIAQVDLQKEADLHGDILQEDFIDTYYNLTIKTIMGFQWASMSCSNTYFVMSTDDDCIVDVVNLANDLESNTSSTFLSNFALAERAINWVPHRDPGDKWYTPRELYSADRWLPFPRGYGYVVSRKVAHLLYQASQKIAPPAPWDDVYCGILLHSLGIEMQDIIVWFKTKHTHAPLRAPLKVQDHYVIGGNGNAMNMMNTWTAVENRYQK, encoded by the coding sequence ATGGTGTCCAAAAAGAGAGCAATAATTTACATCGTTCTTGCTAACACGGTGTGtacatttttctatttattcggGACAACAATTTTGCATCTGGATAGTCCGCTTGAAACTCGTTCTAAAAAGAAAGATGAGACAACTACTGCATTAGACCGTCATGTTACACAGAGCATACCAGATAATGTTGGTGACAACGTGAAAGTAAACCCTGCCACAATCCAAAAGCCTTCCTCTAGAAAGGCACTTGGTTGGAGAAATGAATTTCATTGGGAGTCCAAAATAGACCAGCATGACTATCGCATCCTCATTAACCCTCGGAATAAATGCAAGCAGTCGGAAAATATAACTTTGCTTATCCTCGTCAAGACAAGAGTGAGTAGCATAAAAGAGAGGAATATAATCAGAGAAACGTACGGCCAGGGAATAGTGAAGTATAATGTGTCTGCAACGATTCTATTTCTACTTGGAAGAGAAAGTAAATATAATTCAATTGCACAGGTTGATCTCCAGAAGGAGGCTGATCTACACGGAGATATTCTTCAAGAGGACTTCATAGATACCTATTATAATCTAACCATCAAAACCATTATGGGTTTCCAATGGGCATCGATGTCCTGCAGTAATACTTACTTTGTAATGTCAACAGATGATGATTGTATCGTCGACGTCGTTAACCTTGCCAATGATCTCGAATCAAACACATCTTCGACGTTTCTTTCGAATTTTGCCCTGGCCGAGCGAGCAATCAACTGGGTTCCGCACCGCGATCCTGGTGATAAGTGGTACACTCCACGGGAATTGTATTCGGCTGATCGCTGGTTACCCTTTCCTCGAGGATACGGTTATGTTGTTTCCAGAAAGGTGGCTCATCTTCTTTACCAAGCTTCTCAGAAGATAGCTCCACCTGCACCCTGGGATGATGTCTACTGTGGTATACTCTTACATTCATTGGGGATAGAGATGCAAGATATCATAGTTTGGTTTAAGACCAAGCATACACATGCACCATTAAGAGCACCATTGAAGGTTCAGGACCACTATGTGATTGGGGGAAATGGAAATgcaatgaacatgatgaacacATGGACGGCAGTTGAAAATAGGTACCAGAAATAA